From the Paludibacterium paludis genome, one window contains:
- a CDS encoding HD domain-containing protein has translation MQAVVDFILELDKLKGVTRKTRPLGLERYENSAEHSWQIALLAASLAPYAEEAIDIDRVIGMLLVHDIGEIETGDTIVYAEDGWEERKAAELACVTRIFGMLPDAVGGKFLALWQEFEKGATPEARFAHAADRAMPVLLNLANQGQSWRENGISHERVVRRIAAPIREGCPALWAYLDARLDAARDEGWFGA, from the coding sequence ATGCAAGCCGTGGTCGATTTCATTCTGGAACTGGACAAACTCAAGGGCGTGACCCGCAAGACCCGTCCGCTCGGACTCGAACGTTACGAAAACTCCGCGGAGCACAGCTGGCAGATCGCGCTATTGGCGGCGTCGCTGGCGCCCTACGCCGAAGAGGCGATCGATATCGACCGTGTGATCGGCATGTTGCTGGTTCATGATATCGGCGAGATCGAAACCGGCGACACCATCGTGTACGCCGAGGATGGCTGGGAAGAGCGCAAGGCCGCCGAACTGGCCTGTGTGACGCGGATTTTCGGGATGCTGCCCGACGCCGTCGGCGGAAAATTCCTCGCGCTGTGGCAGGAGTTCGAGAAGGGCGCGACGCCCGAGGCGCGTTTCGCCCATGCCGCCGACCGGGCGATGCCGGTGCTGCTCAATCTGGCCAATCAGGGCCAGAGCTGGCGGGAAAACGGCATCAGCCACGAGCGGGTGGTGCGGCGCATCGCGGCGCCGATCCGCGAGGGCTGTCCGGCCCTGTGGGCTTATCTGGATGCGAGGCTGGATGCCGCGCGCGACGAGGGCTGGTTCGGCGCCTGA
- a CDS encoding HlyD family efflux transporter periplasmic adaptor subunit — MPDASILPPHAAPDSRLSEGRKRKTAFLALGGVVALGAIGYGGWWILYASHHVSTDNAYVAAETAQVTSAVSGIVAEVNAVDTRPVKAGELLVKLDDTDARLAVAQADAELGRARRRVAGYLATNENLAAQLAARDADLARSRAELERRQALAGSGGVTGEEVGNARSAWLAARAAREAAAASLKANQALTRDADIEQNPEVALARARLEQARVDLSRTDIRAPLSGVVGKRQVQIGQRVQAGSPLMSVVPVGAVHVDANFKEVQLESVRIGQKVELVSDIYGKSVVYHGKVAGFSAGSGAAFSMIPAQNATGNWIKVVQRLPVRVELDPAELAAHPLKVGLSMTATIDTRTGSRS; from the coding sequence ATGCCGGATGCTTCCATCCTTCCCCCCCACGCCGCCCCGGACAGCCGTCTTTCCGAAGGCCGGAAGCGTAAAACCGCTTTTCTGGCGCTCGGCGGTGTCGTCGCGCTGGGCGCCATCGGTTATGGCGGCTGGTGGATTCTGTATGCCTCGCACCATGTCAGTACCGATAACGCTTATGTGGCCGCCGAAACCGCGCAGGTCACCTCGGCCGTCAGCGGTATCGTGGCCGAGGTGAACGCGGTCGACACCCGCCCGGTCAAGGCCGGTGAATTGCTGGTGAAGCTGGACGACACGGACGCCCGCCTTGCCGTGGCGCAGGCCGACGCCGAACTGGGGCGCGCCCGCCGGCGCGTGGCCGGTTATCTGGCCACCAACGAAAACCTCGCCGCCCAATTGGCGGCGCGCGACGCCGATCTGGCGAGAAGCCGCGCCGAGCTGGAGCGCCGCCAGGCATTGGCCGGCAGCGGCGGAGTGACCGGCGAGGAGGTTGGCAATGCCAGAAGCGCCTGGCTTGCCGCCCGTGCCGCCCGCGAGGCGGCCGCCGCTTCGCTCAAGGCCAACCAGGCGCTGACCCGCGATGCCGATATCGAGCAGAATCCGGAAGTCGCGCTGGCCCGGGCACGGCTGGAGCAGGCCCGTGTCGATTTGTCCCGTACCGACATCCGCGCCCCGCTGTCCGGCGTTGTCGGCAAGCGCCAGGTGCAAATCGGCCAGCGGGTGCAGGCCGGCTCGCCGCTGATGTCCGTGGTTCCGGTGGGCGCGGTTCATGTCGACGCCAATTTCAAGGAGGTGCAACTGGAGAGTGTGCGGATCGGACAAAAGGTCGAGCTGGTTTCCGATATCTACGGCAAATCGGTGGTGTATCACGGTAAGGTGGCGGGGTTTTCCGCGGGATCGGGCGCGGCCTTTTCGATGATTCCCGCCCAGAACGCGACGGGCAACTGGATCAAGGTGGTGCAGCGCCTGCCGGTTCGCGTGGAACTCGATCCCGCCGAACTGGCCGCTCATCCGCTCAAGGTCGGCCTGTCCATGACCGCCACCATCGATACCCGCACCGGATCCCGGTCATGA
- a CDS encoding efflux transporter outer membrane subunit — MKRPDFAGLPSRHACLALLVSCALAGCAALPDLPAAATPRQDLASPRLESGTGQWVSDQWWHEYQDPQLDALIEEALAGSPDLAAARARLLAADGMLRQSGAALEPTADIDASVSHTRQSYNNGAPAAFVPHGFNNSGRLALDIGYRLDVFDRHRAALAATRSNRAAVAAELAEARLVLTTSVASSYAELAHLYRRRDTAAATLRIRERSAGIFASRQAGGLETLASLRVAQSRLETARAEVAMADEAIGHQATALAALLGKGPERASAVTRPAMDIGRLRELPTTVGANLLGRRPDIVVSRLRVEAARGRVDEAHAAFYPDINLSASVGFQSLGLSWLTRNGSETASVGPALSLPLFRQGELQGRYQVNRATYDEAVANYDKTLVRAWQDFSDVMTSRHAITPVLRHQQQSVELAEQARNVAEQRYRGGLATALDVLSAEDTLLAGQRLLDDSRARLMTLDISLIAALGGGYGANAR; from the coding sequence ATGAAACGCCCCGACTTCGCCGGTTTGCCGTCCCGGCATGCCTGCCTTGCCCTGCTGGTTTCCTGCGCGCTCGCCGGATGCGCCGCGCTGCCGGATCTGCCTGCGGCGGCCACTCCCCGTCAGGATCTGGCTTCCCCGAGACTGGAAAGCGGTACCGGCCAATGGGTTTCCGATCAATGGTGGCACGAGTATCAGGATCCCCAGCTGGATGCGCTGATCGAGGAAGCTCTGGCAGGCTCTCCCGATCTTGCCGCCGCCCGGGCCCGGCTGCTGGCCGCCGACGGGATGCTGCGTCAAAGCGGCGCGGCGCTGGAGCCGACGGCCGATATCGATGCGTCGGTCAGCCACACCAGACAAAGCTACAACAATGGCGCACCGGCCGCCTTCGTGCCGCACGGCTTCAACAACAGCGGGCGTCTGGCGCTGGATATCGGCTACCGGCTGGATGTGTTCGACCGCCATCGCGCGGCGCTCGCCGCGACCCGCTCGAACCGGGCAGCCGTTGCCGCCGAACTGGCCGAAGCCCGGCTGGTGCTGACCACCTCGGTGGCCTCGTCCTATGCCGAGCTCGCGCATCTGTACCGGCGCCGCGATACCGCCGCCGCAACACTGCGGATCCGGGAGCGGAGCGCCGGGATTTTCGCGTCGCGCCAAGCCGGCGGTCTGGAGACGCTGGCCAGCCTGCGAGTGGCCCAAAGCCGGTTGGAAACGGCCCGCGCCGAAGTGGCGATGGCGGACGAGGCCATCGGGCATCAGGCCACGGCGCTGGCCGCTTTGCTGGGCAAGGGGCCGGAGCGCGCGAGCGCGGTTACGCGCCCGGCCATGGATATCGGCCGTTTGCGCGAATTGCCGACCACCGTCGGCGCGAACCTGTTGGGACGCCGTCCGGATATCGTGGTTTCGCGTCTGCGTGTCGAGGCGGCCAGAGGGAGGGTCGATGAAGCTCATGCGGCGTTTTACCCGGACATCAATTTGAGCGCCTCGGTCGGTTTTCAGTCGCTCGGTCTGAGCTGGCTGACCCGGAACGGTTCGGAAACCGCCAGCGTCGGGCCGGCCCTATCGCTCCCGCTGTTCCGGCAGGGAGAGTTGCAGGGACGCTACCAGGTCAACCGGGCCACCTATGACGAGGCGGTGGCCAACTACGACAAAACGCTGGTCCGGGCGTGGCAGGATTTCTCCGATGTCATGACGTCGCGGCACGCCATCACCCCCGTCCTGCGTCATCAGCAGCAGTCCGTTGAGTTGGCCGAGCAAGCGCGAAACGTGGCGGAGCAACGCTATCGCGGCGGTTTGGCCACAGCTCTGGATGTGCTGAGCGCCGAAGACACCTTGCTGGCCGGGCAGCGTCTGCTCGATGACAGCCGGGCACGCCTGATGACGCTGGACATTTCACTGATCGCCGCGCTGGGCGGCGGCTATGGCGCCAACGCGCGCTGA
- a CDS encoding SIMPL domain-containing protein (The SIMPL domain is named for its presence in mouse protein SIMPL (signalling molecule that associates with mouse pelle-like kinase). Bacterial member BP26, from Brucella, was shown to assemble into a channel-like structure, while YggE from E. coli has been associated with resistance to oxidative stress.): MLQKKIALPCLILALGAGAAQAGDTTTDLRLTASAQSQIANDQLSATLYLQEKNAQPAQLADRLNRAINRALADAKPFTKVETTSGSYNTWPDYDKNGRIQGWQGRAEIRLKSRDIKQASELVAKLQQNLALGNLQFEVSDEARRAVEKTLIPAAIGELKEQGRIAAQALGKSAVQVKELEIGNNLSPVRPVMLRMKAMGAAAEAMDVAQPNWQPGQSEIQLQVTGRLELK; encoded by the coding sequence ATGCTGCAAAAAAAAATTGCCCTGCCCTGCCTGATCCTGGCCCTCGGAGCGGGTGCCGCTCAGGCCGGTGACACCACCACCGACCTGCGCCTTACCGCGAGTGCCCAAAGCCAGATCGCCAACGACCAGTTGAGCGCCACGCTGTACCTGCAGGAGAAGAATGCCCAGCCGGCGCAACTGGCCGACCGGCTGAACCGGGCCATCAACCGCGCCCTGGCCGATGCGAAGCCGTTCACCAAAGTCGAGACCACCTCGGGCTCCTACAACACCTGGCCTGACTACGACAAGAACGGCAGGATCCAGGGATGGCAGGGGCGCGCCGAAATCCGTCTCAAAAGCCGCGACATAAAGCAGGCCAGCGAACTGGTTGCCAAACTGCAACAGAACCTGGCGCTGGGCAACCTGCAATTCGAAGTGTCCGACGAGGCGCGCCGCGCCGTCGAGAAAACCCTGATTCCCGCCGCGATCGGCGAACTGAAGGAACAGGGCCGCATCGCCGCCCAGGCGCTCGGCAAATCGGCGGTTCAGGTGAAAGAGCTGGAAATCGGCAACAACCTCTCGCCGGTGCGTCCGGTCATGCTGCGCATGAAGGCCATGGGAGCCGCCGCCGAAGCCATGGATGTGGCGCAGCCGAACTGGCAGCCGGGCCAGAGCGAAATCCAGTTGCAGGTCACCGGCCGGCTGGAGCTGAAATAA
- the aceB gene encoding malate synthase A, protein MAIRLPQGVEILAPLTPEYETILSYDALSFLAGLHRRFEGRRQELMAAREERQRELDAGRLPDFLAETVDVRNGDWSIAPLPADLLDRRVEITGPVERKMMINALNSGAKSFMADFEDSNCPSWDNQLSGQINVRDAYRKTIGYTSPEGKAYRLNDTIATLLLRPRGWHLMEKHVKVDGKIVSGAIFDFALSFFHNIHYLIEQGSATYYYLPKMESHLEARLWNDIFVEAQEALGVARGTIKATVLIETILAAFEMDEILYELREHSAGLNAGRWDYIFSCIKKFKNNRNFCLANRGMITMTVPFMRSYALLLLKTCHKRNAPAIGGMAALIPIKNDAIANEKALAGVKADKDRDATDGYDGGWVAHPGLVPIAMESFTAVLGERPNQIGKQRQDVHVQAADLLNFQPETPITEAGLRMNINVGIQYLGAWISGNGCVPIHNLMEDAATAEISRSQIWQWIRSPKGVLEDGRKVTVELFRQLAADEVETLKREAGSRWTRQYEDAANMFDLLTTSDDFVEFLTLPGYEYLD, encoded by the coding sequence ATGGCCATCCGTCTGCCCCAGGGCGTGGAAATCCTCGCTCCCCTGACCCCCGAGTACGAAACCATCCTGAGTTACGACGCCTTGTCGTTCCTCGCCGGATTGCACCGCCGCTTCGAAGGCCGGCGCCAGGAATTGATGGCGGCCCGCGAAGAACGCCAGCGCGAACTCGATGCGGGCCGTCTGCCCGATTTTCTGGCGGAAACCGTCGACGTTCGCAACGGAGACTGGAGCATCGCCCCCCTGCCCGCCGACCTTCTGGATCGCCGGGTGGAGATCACCGGCCCGGTGGAACGCAAAATGATGATCAATGCCCTCAACTCCGGGGCCAAGAGCTTCATGGCGGACTTCGAGGACTCCAACTGCCCAAGCTGGGACAACCAGCTCTCGGGGCAGATCAACGTGCGAGATGCCTACCGCAAGACCATCGGCTACACCAGTCCGGAAGGCAAGGCCTACCGGCTGAACGACACCATCGCCACCTTGCTGCTGCGCCCGCGCGGCTGGCATCTGATGGAAAAGCACGTCAAGGTCGATGGCAAGATCGTCTCCGGCGCGATTTTCGATTTCGCCCTGTCGTTCTTCCACAACATTCATTACCTGATCGAACAGGGCTCCGCCACGTACTACTACCTGCCGAAGATGGAAAGCCATCTGGAAGCCCGGCTGTGGAACGATATCTTCGTGGAAGCCCAGGAAGCGCTCGGCGTGGCGCGCGGCACGATCAAGGCGACCGTGCTGATCGAAACCATCCTCGCCGCCTTCGAGATGGACGAGATTCTGTATGAGTTGCGCGAACACAGCGCCGGCCTCAATGCGGGCCGTTGGGACTACATTTTCAGTTGCATCAAGAAGTTCAAGAACAACCGTAACTTCTGCCTCGCCAACCGCGGCATGATCACCATGACCGTGCCGTTCATGCGCTCGTACGCCCTGCTGCTGCTCAAGACCTGCCACAAGCGCAACGCGCCGGCCATCGGCGGCATGGCGGCGCTGATTCCGATCAAGAACGACGCCATCGCCAACGAAAAGGCCCTGGCCGGCGTGAAGGCCGACAAGGATCGCGATGCGACCGACGGCTACGACGGCGGCTGGGTCGCCCACCCGGGTCTTGTGCCGATCGCCATGGAATCCTTCACGGCCGTTCTGGGCGAGCGTCCGAACCAGATCGGCAAGCAGCGTCAAGACGTGCATGTCCAGGCCGCCGATCTGCTCAACTTCCAGCCGGAAACACCGATCACGGAAGCGGGCCTGCGCATGAACATCAATGTGGGCATCCAGTATCTGGGGGCATGGATTTCCGGCAATGGCTGCGTCCCCATCCACAATTTGATGGAAGACGCCGCCACGGCCGAGATTTCCCGCTCGCAGATCTGGCAGTGGATCCGTTCGCCCAAGGGCGTGCTGGAAGACGGCCGCAAGGTCACCGTCGAACTGTTCCGCCAACTCGCCGCGGACGAGGTGGAAACGCTCAAGCGCGAAGCCGGTTCGCGCTGGACACGCCAGTACGAGGACGCCGCCAATATGTTCGACCTGCTGACGACCTCCGACGATTTCGTCGAGTTCCTGACGCTGCCGGGTTACGAATACCTCGATTGA
- a CDS encoding LysR family transcriptional regulator, whose protein sequence is MDAFKLLETFISVVDTGSLTAAARREGVVPAVIGRRLDALEERLSARLLVRTTRRLSLTSEGSAFYEDCQRILAELADAEAAVSSGTTRARGHLRLSAPAGFGRRHVAPHLASFRLAHPDIRVTLDLSDRLVDLVREQVDCAIRISDLADSGLVAVRLAENRRVVVASPAYLARAGIPRSLDDLSGHTCLSLGESQSRGWTFQLDGRPVNLKVSGPLECNDGAVLHDWAVQGLGLAWRSWWEVKDDLAEGRLVTVLDAFASPDYPIFAVVPERKYLPQRVRSFIDHLKAVYGAPGYWD, encoded by the coding sequence ATGGATGCCTTCAAGCTATTGGAAACCTTCATCAGCGTCGTGGATACCGGCAGTCTCACGGCCGCGGCGCGGCGCGAAGGGGTGGTGCCTGCGGTGATCGGCCGGCGTCTGGACGCGCTGGAGGAGCGCCTGTCGGCGCGATTGCTGGTGCGCACCACACGGCGCCTTTCGCTGACGTCCGAAGGCAGCGCGTTCTACGAGGATTGCCAGCGCATCCTGGCCGAGCTCGCCGACGCGGAAGCGGCGGTGTCGTCCGGCACGACGCGCGCGCGCGGCCATTTGCGGCTGAGCGCCCCGGCCGGCTTCGGGCGGCGCCATGTCGCGCCGCATCTGGCCAGCTTCCGCCTGGCTCATCCGGATATCCGTGTGACGCTGGACCTTTCCGACCGACTGGTCGATCTGGTGCGCGAGCAGGTCGACTGCGCGATCCGCATCAGCGATCTGGCCGACTCCGGACTGGTGGCGGTACGTCTTGCCGAGAACCGGCGGGTGGTGGTCGCTTCACCGGCGTATCTGGCTCGCGCCGGCATTCCCCGCTCGCTGGACGATCTGTCCGGACATACCTGCCTGTCGCTGGGCGAGAGCCAGAGCCGTGGCTGGACGTTCCAGCTTGACGGACGGCCGGTCAACCTCAAGGTGTCCGGGCCGCTCGAATGCAACGACGGCGCGGTATTGCACGACTGGGCCGTGCAGGGACTGGGGCTCGCATGGCGCTCATGGTGGGAAGTGAAGGACGATCTGGCCGAAGGCCGGCTCGTCACTGTGCTCGATGCCTTCGCCTCTCCCGATTACCCCATCTTCGCGGTGGTGCCGGAGCGCAAGTACCTGCCCCAGCGCGTGCGCAGCTTCATCGATCATCTCAAGGCGGTGTATGGCGCGCCGGGATATTGGGACTGA
- a CDS encoding DHA2 family efflux MFS transporter permease subunit: MTTDTSQAPLSGGMLWLAAFLLAAANFVVVLDTTIANVSVPTIAGGLAVSSSQGTYVITSYAVAEAVSVPLTGWLASRFGTVRVFVTAMILFGVCSVLCGLAGSLGTLVAFRVLQGLAGGPLMPLSQTLLLRIFPKEKVGAAIGLWSMTTLIAPIMGPILGGILCDHVGWPSIFFINAPIALVCGYFGWRMLRRYESALLKTRIDGIGLALMVVWVAALQILLDEGKNQDWFASEEIVALAIVAAIGFVAFLIWELTERQPVVDLRVFRHRGYSVSVLTISLAFGSFFGATVLTPLWLQSYMGYTATEAGYATAMSGILAVLVAPLAAKLSSSMDPRPLVFCGVMWLGGVTLFRSFSTSDMSFWQVALPLLFQGIGMPFFFVPLTGLALGSVTEAETASAAGLMNFMRTLSGAFATSLVNTSWEDRATLNRSDLAGVVDQGGEMMARLTDTGLDGGTARHLVDQLVQAQSIMLSTNQIFWLSGLSFVAAAMVIWLAPRPSRVADTSVAH, from the coding sequence ATGACAACCGACACCTCGCAAGCTCCCCTGAGCGGCGGCATGCTGTGGCTGGCCGCTTTCCTGCTCGCCGCCGCGAACTTCGTGGTGGTGCTGGATACGACCATCGCCAACGTTTCCGTGCCCACTATCGCGGGCGGTCTGGCGGTTTCCTCGAGTCAGGGAACCTATGTCATCACGTCCTATGCCGTGGCCGAGGCTGTTTCGGTTCCGCTTACCGGCTGGCTGGCGTCCCGCTTTGGCACGGTGCGGGTGTTTGTCACGGCGATGATCCTCTTCGGCGTGTGCTCCGTACTGTGCGGCCTGGCCGGCTCGCTCGGCACGCTGGTGGCTTTCCGGGTGCTGCAGGGGCTGGCCGGCGGTCCGCTGATGCCCTTGTCGCAAACCCTGTTGCTGCGGATTTTTCCCAAGGAGAAAGTCGGCGCGGCCATCGGCCTGTGGAGCATGACCACGCTCATCGCCCCGATCATGGGGCCGATCCTGGGCGGCATTCTGTGCGACCACGTCGGCTGGCCGTCGATTTTCTTCATCAATGCGCCGATCGCGCTGGTGTGCGGTTACTTCGGTTGGCGGATGCTCCGGCGTTACGAGTCGGCGCTACTGAAAACGCGTATCGACGGGATCGGTCTGGCGCTGATGGTGGTATGGGTCGCGGCCTTGCAGATCCTGCTCGACGAGGGCAAGAACCAGGACTGGTTCGCTTCGGAAGAAATCGTCGCGCTGGCCATTGTCGCCGCGATCGGTTTTGTCGCTTTTCTGATCTGGGAGCTTACCGAACGGCAACCGGTCGTTGATCTGCGGGTCTTCCGGCACCGGGGCTACAGTGTCAGCGTCCTGACCATTTCGCTGGCGTTCGGCTCGTTCTTTGGCGCCACGGTGCTGACGCCGCTGTGGTTGCAAAGTTACATGGGCTACACCGCGACCGAGGCCGGTTACGCGACGGCGATGTCCGGCATTCTGGCGGTGCTGGTCGCCCCGCTGGCGGCGAAGCTGTCGTCCAGCATGGATCCGCGACCACTGGTATTCTGCGGCGTGATGTGGCTGGGCGGTGTGACGCTGTTCCGCAGTTTCTCGACATCGGACATGTCATTCTGGCAGGTGGCGCTACCCTTGCTGTTCCAGGGGATCGGCATGCCGTTTTTCTTTGTTCCGCTGACCGGTCTCGCGCTGGGGAGCGTGACCGAGGCCGAAACCGCGTCGGCCGCCGGGTTGATGAATTTCATGCGCACTTTGTCGGGGGCTTTCGCCACGTCGCTGGTGAACACCAGTTGGGAGGATCGCGCCACGCTGAACCGCTCGGATCTTGCCGGTGTGGTGGACCAGGGCGGCGAGATGATGGCCAGGTTGACCGACACCGGACTGGATGGCGGGACGGCGCGCCATCTCGTCGATCAACTGGTGCAGGCGCAAAGCATCATGCTGTCGACGAACCAGATTTTCTGGTTGTCCGGTCTGTCGTTCGTGGCGGCCGCCATGGTGATCTGGCTCGCGCCCCGTCCATCCCGGGTAGCCGACACCTCCGTCGCTCACTGA
- a CDS encoding GNAT family N-acetyltransferase → MLTIRPFEENDRAALQEIYRATRKATFSWLDTGRETAEDFDRATKDERLVVACWHGEAVGFASVWEPDSFLHHLYILPAHQGRGIGKALVERCAALCRDTMTLKCLSANHKALAFYASQGWTFEEKGHDTDGEYHVLRAPGQAPNQPSSRAASSLASR, encoded by the coding sequence ATGCTGACTATCCGGCCTTTCGAAGAAAACGACCGAGCTGCGCTACAGGAGATTTACCGGGCCACCCGCAAGGCCACCTTCTCCTGGCTAGATACCGGGCGTGAAACTGCCGAAGACTTCGACCGGGCCACGAAGGATGAACGCCTGGTCGTCGCCTGCTGGCATGGCGAAGCGGTCGGCTTCGCCTCGGTCTGGGAGCCGGACAGCTTTTTGCACCACCTCTACATCCTGCCCGCCCATCAGGGTCGGGGCATCGGCAAGGCGCTGGTCGAGCGGTGCGCCGCGCTGTGTCGCGACACGATGACACTCAAGTGCCTGTCGGCCAATCACAAAGCGTTGGCCTTCTACGCCTCGCAAGGCTGGACCTTCGAGGAGAAGGGCCACGACACCGATGGCGAATATCATGTGCTGCGCGCCCCCGGTCAGGCGCCGAACCAGCCCTCGTCGCGCGCGGCATCCAGCCTCGCATCCAGATAA
- a CDS encoding glutathione S-transferase, whose product MKLIASLTSPYARKVRIVLAEKKIDCPLEIENPWSGETRVSGYNPLGKVPVLELDDGMTLYDSRVIVEYLDNISPVSRLFPDGNRQSILVRRWEALADGIIDAAVAIVLERRRPADKICEDVIERQREKIDRGLETLSRELGERPWCHGDGYSLADIATGCCLGYLDFRFPEIAWKDDYPNLKALQDKLQLRASFVDTLPPAA is encoded by the coding sequence ATGAAACTGATCGCCTCTCTCACCAGTCCTTATGCCCGCAAGGTGCGCATCGTCCTTGCGGAAAAGAAGATCGACTGTCCCCTCGAGATTGAAAATCCCTGGTCGGGCGAGACACGCGTGTCCGGGTACAATCCGCTGGGCAAGGTACCGGTGCTGGAACTCGATGACGGCATGACCCTGTACGACTCGCGGGTCATCGTCGAGTACCTCGACAACATCTCGCCGGTTTCACGGCTGTTTCCCGATGGCAATCGCCAGAGCATCCTGGTGCGCCGCTGGGAAGCCCTCGCCGACGGCATCATCGATGCGGCGGTCGCCATCGTGCTCGAACGCCGCCGCCCCGCGGACAAGATCTGCGAGGATGTCATAGAGCGCCAGCGGGAAAAGATCGACCGTGGCCTCGAAACCCTGTCCCGGGAACTGGGCGAGCGCCCCTGGTGCCATGGCGACGGTTACAGCCTGGCGGATATCGCCACCGGCTGCTGCCTGGGCTACCTCGACTTCCGCTTCCCCGAGATCGCCTGGAAAGACGATTATCCCAACCTGAAGGCCCTGCAGGACAAACTGCAGCTGCGCGCCTCGTTCGTCGATACCCTCCCGCCCGCCGCCTGA